The sequence below is a genomic window from Coffea arabica cultivar ET-39 chromosome 4c, Coffea Arabica ET-39 HiFi, whole genome shotgun sequence.
ACAAAGGAAATGCAGGATTGGGTTGGGTTGATAGCAGAAAAAAGTTCTTGTACAGCGGAAGTGGATGATGAAAGAAAGGTAATCAAGAACAGTTCCAGACCTTTATTCTTCGGTCTTTTAACTGTTCaagttaataaatttttatCTCACGTCAAGTCCTGGAAGTGGAAGATGAAAGAAAGTAGATCATCAATACCCTAGCTCCTGACCCTTTTCCGTGTTGCCAACACCGTTCAGTCAATAAATTATCATCTCATCTCAAGTTCTTGGGAAGATACTTGAACAACTTGAAATATTTCAATGTAACGAAGATAAATAGAACCAGTATTCTTGTAATATCTATATCTAGAATTTCGATATTGTCTAGCTTCTATGATGAATGAATGAAAGATAGGCCTTAAAAATTTATATTCTGCGTGGCCAAGATACTTATGTAAAGCTACTCAAAACAGAATGATTCTTGACTGCGTATTTTTCTCTCTAGGTGTTGAGTTTTTCATGATTCTGCAAAAGGTATTCGAAAAACTAGTAACATTCCAAAACAGTCAAGAATCAAGGAGGGGATTCCAAACTTCTATGAGATTAGAATTAACTCAAAGCAAAAACATATTTCCAACAGTCAAGATGAGGATGTTGCATGATCCAAAACCAGGAAAAGTAGAAAGTTAAAAAATGTGCGGAGCCAGTGAACTGCTAGAAATTCTACGTACAAGATGTTATCATTCTGGCCAAGTTGGCACGCATTTTGTttcagaaaccaaaaaaaaacccGATTCCTTCACACCACACATTATCGAACAAAAGCCGCGACTACAACATCAATCTAATTTCATCCCCTCTGATACCAAGCGATTCTTGGCATCCAAAATCTCTCTCTTGATCTGATCCTGCTTGGGTAAAtattctcttgtttttttcaaACGCTAAGGGGAGGACTAAGTTCGGAAATCTTTTGACCAGATAAAGattaaaaatcaaattaacGTACAAACTACATACAAGGAAAAAGCAATATCTAAAGAATAAAGCCAGACTAATATTTCTAAGTCTCTGCATCGCCTGACAGCATTCACTCATCACCGGGATTCTCATCAACAGGTAATTCAGTCTTCTCAATGTCCATGATGCTTCTCTGCTGCAGTTCCTGCTTCAGCCTAGTAATCTCATCATCCCTCTCTTCCAGCTTCTCTTGCAACAAAAGCAcctgcaataaaaaaaaaaaaaaaaatatatatatatatatatatatatatatatataggatatGGCATTGAGATCCAgcaactaattttgattttattatagCAATTGTTGACAAGCGCACAGAAGACCCTCGAAATAACTTTATCACAACTTATGTCTGGTGGCAGATGAGTTCAACTATCAAGTTCACAACTTACAGTTCATACTCATAGCAAGTCAATGTAACATTGAATAAGTAAACAAGTTTCTAATTTCCCAAGATATCTAGAGCACGACAGTCTAAAATCTGTGAAATTTTGTACCAATacaatttccttttttctcaCACACTTGTACCATTGTTTCCTCGTAGGTTTGGGGCTAGTATCTCACATATGAGGACAGGCCTATCAAGTCTTAAGTTGCTTTCTGCAACCAAGacggaattaaaaaaaataaaaaagatgtaCTGCTACAATTTAAGAGCAAAGGAGACGATCACTAGTGGCAGAGTAAAGCTTTCTAAAGCTCATAAAAGATCAAAGCTTCACATCAAACAGCAACTGCAAACAAAACATCTAATCCATGAATTCCTGCAACTACAATGAACAAAATATCGGAAATCTTACATATGTTTGAGCCACTTTTATTGTTTATTCAATTTGGTGAGATTCTATACTACCGTTAACTCCACATGTAAAATTTAAGGTGAACATCCAAGAACGGAAGGACCAGTTTGAATTTCCCATCAATAAGAGAAGATTTTAAAAGTTAAGCATATCTAAAGCAGTTCCCAAGTTTTCTCATGAAGATACTTCTCTTAATTGCAACAAGTTCCTCATCTCAAAGTCGCAAAGTCCTCAAAACAGCCAACAGGCACTAGTCATTAACAGCATATGAAAACTCCACCATACTAATTTGGAAATCCAGATATGTTCACAACCCACACAAAACTACTATGAATGACCTAGACTCTGAATTTATACAAACCAAAGAGATAGGATCCTACTAATCATATTTCAGGATGAAATCACAACCTTTTTATAAACTACAACTGAAAGCCTATAGAAGCAAGACCCGTATTGTCATAAATCAGAAGTTTGAATCCTATGAATAATCAAAGGAATCAAAGTTCCAAAGCATACAGCTTTTATCATGTTGAGGTGGGATGTGATGTATAATTTTGGCAAGAAAAAAGTGGGTACTTCAAGATTTCAAGTGCAATGAACAGAAACACCCAACACTGCTTGATTTTTTCTGGTCGCTTATGTCCTTGGGCTGGGGGTAGAGACCAAACATGATCAAGCATATACGGTCTCTTTGGCAGATGAGTTTTTTGCCTGTTTTAGAAAGAAAGTTTATATTTACAATAGTTGCTAAAAACACCCAAAAATACTCAAGTTcttcttaataaataaaaaaacccaccaccacctccaccctTCCACTGCCACCCCCTCCTCTCCTTCCTTCTTCTCCACCTTCTCCTACCTTCCCCTCTCCCCTATCCTCCTCcatcccctccccccccccacccaaacaaccaaaaaaaaaaaaaaacctccgcAAACAGATCAAAAGAGCACACCCAGAAACCAATAGTAGCAACCTGAGCATCAAGGTCAAATGGGCTCTAGTGCAACAGATGCAATATAAAGGCATCTATGATAGGAAAATACCATTTCATTTGATCTATCCACATCATTGGTGAATCCATCCATTTGCTTGCATAACCCTGCATGTGAGAACCAAGCccaatataaattaaaaaacatGACACCCAAAACTAATTCCGTGGCAGTAGACAACACAAAATTTGAGCTTCTATTTTCTAAGAAATGCAATCAACACCGAGTGGCTTCCATGGAAACAAGATGCAAAGAAGAAATGACAACTAAAAACCTTAGCAAATCTCATATCATGAACAGTATCATTAACTTTACAGTTCATTTCATattgaggaaaacaaattgTATCACTAACTCCAGCTCAAATTATCTGAATTTTAGGCAAAAGAAGGTATTTTGAACATAATAGAGTGGCATTTAAACTCATCTAATAGCTCATGGTCATGAAACTATCTGGTTACACTCTACACGTAAGAAAAAGATAGTTGGACTGGCTATATGAAGCTACATTAATGGAACAAGCAAGCAACTATCTGGCTACGTGTCACACATAAAAAGAAATCTAGTCACGCTTAGGTCCTTCAAAGTACTGACAACGACAAGAAGGTGAATGGAATGTCAGCTAGAAATGAATCTTCTGGACCAATTTATACTACAGTTCTTGTATGCTAAGAAGTCTTCAAACCTGTTTAAGGACAATCTGAATCATAAGCAATTGATTCTGTTTCAgttataaaatcaaataatcttGCTAGACTGCTCTCCATGCATTGCCAGATTTACTTGTCAGGGGAAAGTAATTAGAGCCTAACCTACCATTCTCTTACATAAAACACAATGTTTCCTGGTCTTAGGAATTGCTTGATGACCAACATACTAATCACCGATAGCCTCAACAGGTTCAACTCAAGTCACAGACTATACCAGAAACACCAGCCTCTGAACTCTAGAGTAGAAAGTAAATCTCACAACCATTTTACTTGTAGGCTTTGCCCTAGAGGCCAAACAAGAGTATCAAAAGCAAATATGTTCAATAGCAACATAAAACAAAAAACACTTAAAAtgcaagagaaaataaaatggcaCCTTCAAATTGACTTTTGAGTTCTGCATTTTGAGATTTCTGCAGAGCAAGTTTCATTGATAATTCATGTATCTGCCATGTGAAGAAATGCAGAATTATCATTAAAGACAATACAAAATCTTACGTGACATCTGACACAGGTGAGCCTACATGGATATACAAATTAGGGAATAAGTCTGCAGGGGCATCCATAATACTTGCCAATCTAGTTGACAACAAAAATGATAGCTCAACTATAACATATAATCCACTTCGTATTCTAATCTGTTCAGAATCTACCATGCTGGTTAGCAATCTGATAAATAAAACCCGAGTACCTTTCCTTCATTAGCTTGGTTCCCAATCTCCTCATTTTCCTCCTGCAAAGTCCGGCACTTGGCCATCAACATCTTTCCCATCTTGCTCTGTGGGGTAAAATTGACTGCTGCAACATTGTCTTGcaattctttcacctttttATCCTTCTCCTCTACCAAATTCTAGCATCAAAGTAGTTAAAAGTTAGAAGGCCAAACAATACTAGGTAACTACAAGAAGTAGAAAGTAAATCAAGACTTATTATAAACATTTAAGAAAGTGTTAAGAACACACCTTCAATCGTGTGAATTCTTCATGTATTGCCGGGTCTAAGAGTAACTTCCTTGCCTGTCATCAAATATCAAACACCGAACTAAGCACAGGCAAAAGTACCCAAAACAGAGAGACAACAGGGACTCATAATGTAGCCTGCAGATGCATCATCCCAGAAACCACCCCCCTCTCCCTCTTTTATCTTCAAAATATATATTTCTCTTCCTTGCTACCAGCATGCATGTCAGACACGGATCTACCTACTTATAACACTTGTAGTCTTCTTCTTAAGCCCCCAACGAAGCAGAAAGGCTGGAAGATTTCCAACAAGGCAAAGTGTAGAAAGTACTCAATTACATATTGAAAGAGGCTGGACCTAAATAGAAGATAAAACAAACAACAACATAGATTTTAACTGCACATATAGCAACAAAAAGATGTAAAAGACCATGGCTTTTTGCCGCATGCTCTAAATCTCTGAGGTCCAGGCCCCAATTCGTCTCTACCAAAGTTCTGATTCCTCACAAGAAAGGTTTTTCCCCACTTTTCCACATAAAAAGGTTTTCTCGCACATATAAATGAAGAATATTAGATTTACAAATTACTACTACAAAAAGAAAATTCCTAAGTGAACTTTGCAAGTTAGTTATGTGTAATGCAACTGATAAGAAATTGACAAATGCTAGAAGGCAGACACTGGAAAGTCCAACTACACCAAATATAAAAAACTTTCCTTTCATGTAAGTTGGAAATAAAACCATTTCTACTAGTCAATGCTGATAAGGTAAAGCTCCAGTGCCTTGGCACATACCTGCATTGATGGTGGCTTTTGTTGAGCTCTCAAATCCCTAACAGCTGACTGAAAATTCATTTCAAAGAAGCACACATAATAATGTTACAGAGAATCACCAGAAATTATAACTTTGCAAAGGAAAATAGGCACAAGAACAGTTTTACCATGATATAAAAAAATGGAAGGACTCTTTGGTGAATCCAATCAACAATATCAATATTCTTGTTATACTAGTTCAAAGAAAACTCCTTGAGCTGACCTTGATATAACCTCTTGGAAATTTTTCAGGGACATTTAAATTCTGTATGgccatctttttccttttttttttttttttttttgagggagtGGCTCAATTGTGAGAAACATAAAGAGATGAGAActcatgaaaaggaaaaaatataaataaaattaaagaaGCAATGCAGTGGCCACTTTTTCAAAACTTCAGAAAAGTTCACAGAAATGAATTTAACAGAAGAAAAGGATGCTCTCTTCCATAATCCTTTCTTCTATATTCTTCATAATATGTACAACTGTAATGGATGAGGCTATGCAAATTCTAAAAGGCAGCAAATGAGTTATTCTTCAAATCAAATGAAGGTTATAGCCAAAATCTACAAACATAAGCTAGCATGATTCTTGAGTAGAAATCTCATGATCTCCCCAAAACAACTGTTAATCACAATATCCTATATCTCCAGAAAACTCACATGAGCTCAAGTCAGCTTTTAACCGAAAGGACAATCAATTCAGAAGACAATTTCACACTTCCTGTCCTTTTCCATTTCATGAAGTTATTTGTGGTCTTCTCAACCTCACAGAGAAACATTTCTCTACGTATTCCGCTGTAAATAACAAATTTTGCAGGCCGGATGTGCAATGCAGCTAAACAAAGATAAATAATATTTCTACCTTCAGCTCAGCTATCTCCTGCTCACGTTTTGCAAATGTTACAATAAATGCagcttctttcttctttgcttttTCCAGCTGATGAAAGTGAAACACGTAATAGgtcaataaaataaataatataactGACAATATAAGATATGAAGCATGAACGATAAAGTTTTGCAAAAAAACCTGCTCCCTCAGAGACTCCTCAGAGGATCTCAGGTTCTGGAGATAACTTATTACTATCTTTGGCTCTGCAGAGAAGATAAGTTCACTTTTTAGAGAGAAGAACACAAGAATAACAGAGTAATGCATGTATTTATGACAAATTAATCAGTTTTAATtctccaagaaaacaaaattctaGGCCAAATACCACAATAAAAGGTAAAAGATTGGTACTGTCTGTCCGTAGATAATTTACGTAAACATGTGCTTGTCGTCTGTGCATGTAAATATGTGTGCACAAACACGTGCACGCACATGAAACGCATACATATATATAGGGACTAAAACCcatcaaagaaacaaaaaacaatATGGTTGTCAAACAAATTAGGCCCTTGGAGTCTTGTACCCATTTCATGTGTTACTTTTCTCGTGTCATGTCCTCAAAGCACCTTTCCTGTATGCATCAATTTACTACTGCAAAAAGTAGCTGATCCACCATAAAAGGTATATATCTTCATACTTGACATACTGTCACATCATTGACCACATGATTATCATTTCTTATTCTAGTATAGCAAGTTTTCAACTTTTGCATCAAACTACCGAGTAAATGCTGACACAAAAGAgtgcaaaaataataaaatagccAAGAGAAAGTACCTGGGGTTGTGCCTGGTTGTACAAATGACTCATTCCGGAATGCAGAATGCCACTTTTGGATCTCAGACTTGGCAGTTTCAAGATCTGCCTGAAGCACAATACATAAGGAAATAAATGCCCAGCAAATACTATGACAGAAAACTAGAGAGACATAAAAAGTTGTGACTTCCAAGGCAAGGTATAATGATGTAGTTGCCATGTCAATTCAAGAGGATATGTATAGCTAGATGAAATTCCTTTGTAGTATGCAAGGCTCACAATCAAAGCACATATATAGCTTCCAGACTGCatcaaattttgtttttcttgaccAAGGACCCAGTAAAAGGGTGCTTGTGTTGTTGTCTCGAGTTCACTGGCTTGGACAGGGCATTTAGTACATGTTAGGGGGCGCTTGGTTCAAGCTTAGGAATCAGAATTGTAATTGGAATCATACAAAAAAACTTAGAATGGGTTTTGGCCAAAGATATGATTACAAAAGGGGGTGCTTGGTAAATATTGGTAAGGAATGGGTATCAAATTTAATAATCAATTTTTTACCTTtaatatcttttttcttttcatatctttcttcttcctcattCGAATGCTTATCCCATTGAACCAGCACCCAACCATGACAACACCCATTAAACCAGCACCTAACCACCACCAATTAGTATCAATATTCAATTTTTGGTAAAGACAATGGAGCTTCAGAAGCAACAGTCCCAGTGATGCAACGATAGCCGAAGCAGATTTGGATTTGATTTTGTCAAAGTTTATGACCAGAAATTGGAGTATACCTGCATAATTTCAATCCCCCAAACATCAACACAAAGGAAGACTCCCACAGCAGCTATATttcagcaaaaataaaaaagacaagTGGGTCGGTAGTCAAGAGGAAGAGCCGTGGGAACCTCGGTGCTGCCATAGAGGATTGGAAAAGTGAGTGACAAGAAGAGGGAGGTGACAGCCATGGAGGATGGGAGGATGAGTGACAAGGAGGTAAAGAGGTAGAGAGAGATTGGGTTGACATGGAGAGCAAGAAGAGAGGGCTACATGAGGAAGCGAAGGGAccaaaagctttttttttttttaaagattttggaATCAAACGTGGGATTCATCAAAACCCTCCAATTTAGTTGGATATTGAGAGTGGCTGATTTTTCATGATTCATTCCAAGATTTCAAAACCCATACCCATTAGCCAAGCAACAATTTTGGGACTCAATCCAATTCTTGATTCCTATACTCTCCAACCAAGCACCCCCTTAGTATTCCAGGATCCAGAAAGGAATATGTAAGATGGACTAATTCCCAAGATGTATTACTGAGGATTAGGTCTACTTTTTGTTTACAGGTAGATGGAATCTTTATTTACAGGTCGGGGATTTCATCCACAAACCCAAATTCCAACCAATCAGTTATCTCATCTGTTTATCATGATACATTCGATCATGAACGATAAAGTTGCTAAAGAAAATCCTCTGAGCTTGATTTTGTCTTCATGTATTGGGAACAAATATAAGACTTCAAAGAGGGCTGAGGGAATTAGTGTTTATATGGGTCTATATATTAAAGGTAAATTTCTCtgttcctttttcctctttcttttacattttcttttccctATCCTCCCCTGATGAACCCAAGAATCACTCGCCGTGGCCAGGTAAGCTAATGCCATCTGAAAAGGTCAAACTATACGTGATTCAGGTCTCCCTTTGTTTGGGGCAAAATGTGTTCTGTactcaaaattatcaaaaatcacCACAGAAATCAACTTCCAAAACTTCTTTCCACCCATGCATTACCTAAAACATCCAAAAGCTCCCTCGAATCAACCCCCTGTCAAGCTCCAGCAACTCAAATAGTATCTTGAGTCAAGCAGAGAAGCTTAAAGATCCTTTACCCTGGTACTGGTGAGTTACACTGAGCTTAATCAAACACCCAATACTATCATTACATTGAAGTTACTGAAGAACCAAATTAGATCTGCTTAATAAAACTGCAGAAAATATGCTATTTCAACTCAAAACACAAATtgcttgttttatttttctttttgggaaAATATTACTAGCAGGTAAACAGAGTAAAGTGAAGCCTAATACCATATTTTCAAATGAACCAATttgaactgaaaaaaaaaaatgctagccTCATGCCCAAAATCAAGCTTCAGCTTGATAACTGGGTTTTACAACTCAAATTAGCTCCACCGATCATAAATTGAGAATAAAGTCATTTCCTAGTGTGCAGTCCGTACATGCTTCATTGAATTTATGGCATGGAATGGAAAACCATTAAGAATTTGCAAGAGCTAAGAAGCAGCATTTGAAATTCAAGCTTTAGTTTAAGGAGTATCCAACAAAACATTTGTGTACCATTAActcaacacccccccccccctggtaaaaaaaaaaaaaaagagaaaaggggaaattttcaaaaaagaacaaaaggtCTATCAAAGCAAAGTACCAAACATCGTTGAAATTCCAAAACAATGCCACTTTAAAGGTAAGCAACGACAACCTACAACAGGGCGTATATTAGAAAATTTCAATAAAAAGATCCTCAAAATGTCAATCAAACCCAGATCTCTGTCCTCTTTACCaataagatacattttcatATTCAAGCTGAGTCAAACATAGACATATACATACCTGATGATATGCATGTGCAAATACAAGAATGTTTCTGAATGCACAGATTAGGATCATGCATATAAACCTGATGAACGCATATCTTGTACAATTGTATGTATTATCACGAGAAGAAAGTAAAATTTGGATGCCAAACACATTTGCACTGCTAACAGCAGTCACAGTTGATAGAGGACCAAAAAATGCAATATTATTAcaatcctaaaaataaaaaaggccaAGAGTGACCAGGTTGTGCACCAAAAATCAACTCGACCATCCTTTATAGCTGACAAACCATAAGCTTTTTGTACCTTGTATTATCATATGCCCAAACAATAAGCAATGAAAGTGAAAGTAAAATGTAACATTGCAAGTGTAACTAAGGATACTATTACCTAGGAAATGCTAATATATAATTCATAAACAAAACTATTAAGATGTTTCAAAAGGTTTGACTTGTTATATTCAAGTTGATGGCCtgttgaaaaaaataaacaaatgcaTAATCCTAAGACAAATTCGATAATTACCTGGCACATTGCAAGAGCATCCTTACAATTCTGCAAGCTGCAAAAGTAAAAGAACAAAGAGGATAAGAAGAATTTCaaaagtccaagtcaaagttgATAACGAAAACTTTAGAGTAGATATATTAACTACATAGGCTAATTTCagaaagtaaaatttaaaatgaCATCAAATCCACACCTTTCGCGAAGAGACAAGATCATTCCCGTTGCAACACCTGGTGCAGTTTCTTCTGCTTTCAATTTACCCTATGTCTCAAAAAAATACTAATCAATCACTATCTAAAAACTTTAAAGATCTGTGAAAAGTAAGATTACAAAGCTCAAGCTTCATGAAGAACTACATACACTATGCTAAAACATTGCCTGGCAGAAAGAATTCCAAAAGGGGTTGGATACTAAAGGAAGGTA
It includes:
- the LOC113739881 gene encoding FKBP12-interacting protein of 37 kDa isoform X1, producing the protein MTSPNHLDDDDDFGGDFSSKRSGAKRSFTDLDDDEDDFFGSKKGKLKAEETAPGVATGMILSLRESLQNCKDALAMCQADLETAKSEIQKWHSAFRNESFVQPGTTPEPKIVISYLQNLRSSEESLREQLEKAKKKEAAFIVTFAKREQEIAELKSAVRDLRAQQKPPSMQARKLLLDPAIHEEFTRLKNLVEEKDKKVKELQDNVAAVNFTPQSKMGKMLMAKCRTLQEENEEIGNQANEGKIHELSMKLALQKSQNAELKSQFEGLCKQMDGFTNDVDRSNEMVLLLQEKLEERDDEITRLKQELQQRSIMDIEKTELPVDENPGDE
- the LOC113739881 gene encoding FKBP12-interacting protein of 37 kDa isoform X4, coding for MGVVMVGCWFNGISIRMRKKKDMKRKKILKADLETAKSEIQKWHSAFRNESFVQPGTTPEPKIVISYLQNLRSSEESLREQLEKAKKKEAAFIVTFAKREQEIAELKSAVRDLRAQQKPPSMQARKLLLDPAIHEEFTRLKNLVEEKDKKVKELQDNVAAVNFTPQSKMGKMLMAKCRTLQEENEEIGNQANEGKIHELSMKLALQKSQNAELKSQFEGLCKQMDGFTNDVDRSNEMVLLLQEKLEERDDEITRLKQELQQRSIMDIEKTELPVDENPGDE
- the LOC113739881 gene encoding FKBP12-interacting protein of 37 kDa isoform X3 gives rise to the protein MLLQCARCWFNGCCHGWVLVQWDKHSNEEEERYEKKKDIKDLETAKSEIQKWHSAFRNESFVQPGTTPEPKIVISYLQNLRSSEESLREQLEKAKKKEAAFIVTFAKREQEIAELKSAVRDLRAQQKPPSMQARKLLLDPAIHEEFTRLKNLVEEKDKKVKELQDNVAAVNFTPQSKMGKMLMAKCRTLQEENEEIGNQANEGKIHELSMKLALQKSQNAELKSQFEGLCKQMDGFTNDVDRSNEMVLLLQEKLEERDDEITRLKQELQQRSIMDIEKTELPVDENPGDE
- the LOC113739881 gene encoding FKBP12-interacting protein of 37 kDa isoform X2, with the protein product MFGGLKLCRCWFNGCCHGWVLVQWDKHSNEEEERYEKKKDIKDLETAKSEIQKWHSAFRNESFVQPGTTPEPKIVISYLQNLRSSEESLREQLEKAKKKEAAFIVTFAKREQEIAELKSAVRDLRAQQKPPSMQARKLLLDPAIHEEFTRLKNLVEEKDKKVKELQDNVAAVNFTPQSKMGKMLMAKCRTLQEENEEIGNQANEGKIHELSMKLALQKSQNAELKSQFEGLCKQMDGFTNDVDRSNEMVLLLQEKLEERDDEITRLKQELQQRSIMDIEKTELPVDENPGDE